In one Nicotiana sylvestris chromosome 8, ASM39365v2, whole genome shotgun sequence genomic region, the following are encoded:
- the LOC138874941 gene encoding uncharacterized protein, translating into MDKVKIIKKRLKTTQGRQKSYSDVRCRDLEFKEDDWVFLKVYPMKGIMRFGKKGKLSPWYVGPYKIIRRIGQVAYKPPELSLVHPVFHVSMLRKVLGDLSTIVPVETIEVNEELSYEEVPVVVLDRHVRKLRNKEIASVKVLWQNQQVEEATWEAEDEMKKKYPYLFE; encoded by the coding sequence atggataaagtcaagattattaagaaGAGGTTGAAAACTACTCAGGGTCGCCAAAAGTCTTACTCGGATGTTCGTTgcagagatttagagttcaaggaagatgattgggtatttttgaaggtttaccctatgaagggcatcatgcggtttgggaagaagggaaaattgagtccgtggtatgtcggaccatacaaaatcattcGGAGGATTGGCCAGGTGGCATACAAGCCACCCGAGCTGTCAttggtacatccggtcttccatgtgtctatgttgagaAAGGTACTAGGAGATCTGTCCACTATTGTGCcggttgaaactattgaggttaatgaagagttgtcgtatgaagaagttccagttgtCGTTCTTGATAGGCATGTtcggaaattgagaaataaggaaattgcatctGTGAAGGTGTTATGGCAGaaccagcaagttgaggaagccacttgggaagccgaggatgaaatgaaaaagaagtacccatatttgtttgaatag